The following coding sequences are from one Fimbriimonadaceae bacterium window:
- a CDS encoding FtsW/RodA/SpoVE family cell cycle protein, with protein sequence MKKTQGQSDHVLTILAFMATLVGLLAVWDSGYARGAANGQIVPRELQGQIVFAAVSVLGAVFISRVRPGNLKRFAFLGVLAVVVGMALVDVPGLGKEINGARRWLDFRAFTVQPAEFAKLTVVLFLGAMLAVWKPVKAKVTKHWGETLDRVWVPRIVRGLPALFIVLTLLMIERQRDLGTMLVVVSAGFGALVVAQVDKKLLATLFVAMTIATGVFVFKESYRADRFANHLHRWSSENADDAGYQTTQSESALARGGLLGVGLGNGKAKYVLPAPTTDFVLATVGEEFGLVGSLAVIGLIGAVSWRLMVHALAREDVFGRAVLGGVSSWIAIQTMVNVMMVNGAAPPVGVPLPFVSAGGSSLVALWVAVGVCQSVLCGDPVRAHAKEGADEIDRDGWRHGRPRVSRA encoded by the coding sequence ATGAAGAAGACTCAAGGACAGAGCGACCACGTCTTGACCATCCTCGCGTTTATGGCGACCTTGGTCGGCCTCCTTGCCGTGTGGGACTCAGGCTACGCCAGGGGTGCCGCCAACGGCCAAATTGTCCCCCGGGAGCTTCAGGGACAGATCGTCTTCGCAGCCGTGTCCGTGCTAGGGGCCGTCTTCATCAGCCGGGTGCGGCCCGGCAACCTCAAACGGTTCGCCTTCCTTGGCGTCTTGGCGGTGGTCGTGGGTATGGCGCTGGTCGACGTGCCTGGTCTCGGCAAGGAGATCAACGGGGCTCGCCGCTGGCTCGATTTCCGGGCCTTCACCGTCCAGCCCGCCGAGTTCGCCAAGCTGACTGTCGTCCTTTTCTTGGGGGCGATGCTGGCGGTGTGGAAGCCGGTGAAGGCCAAGGTGACCAAACACTGGGGGGAGACCCTCGACCGCGTGTGGGTCCCTCGGATCGTCCGGGGACTCCCCGCGCTGTTCATCGTGCTGACACTGCTGATGATCGAGCGCCAGCGCGACCTGGGCACCATGCTCGTCGTGGTCAGCGCAGGCTTCGGGGCCTTGGTCGTCGCCCAGGTGGACAAGAAGCTGCTCGCCACTCTCTTTGTCGCCATGACCATCGCGACAGGGGTGTTCGTCTTCAAGGAGTCGTACCGGGCCGACCGCTTCGCCAACCACCTGCACCGCTGGAGTAGCGAGAACGCCGACGACGCCGGCTACCAGACGACCCAGAGCGAGTCGGCCCTTGCGAGGGGCGGCCTGTTGGGCGTCGGGTTGGGGAACGGGAAGGCCAAATATGTCCTGCCTGCCCCGACGACCGATTTTGTCTTGGCGACGGTGGGCGAGGAGTTCGGGCTCGTGGGTTCGCTGGCAGTCATCGGCTTGATCGGCGCGGTGTCGTGGCGGCTCATGGTGCACGCGCTGGCGCGCGAGGACGTGTTCGGCCGGGCCGTGCTGGGCGGGGTCTCGAGTTGGATCGCGATCCAGACCATGGTCAACGTGATGATGGTGAACGGGGCCGCGCCGCCCGTCGGAGTGCCGTTGCCCTTCGTCAGTGCGGGTGGTTCGAGTCTCGTCGCCCTGTGGGTGGCGGTCGGCGTGTGCCAGTCGGTGCTCTGTGGCGATCCCGTGAGAGCGCATGCCAAGGAGGGGGCAGATGAGATTGATCGTGACGGGTGGCGGCACGGGCGGCCACGTGTTTCCCGCGCTTGA
- the murD gene encoding UDP-N-acetylmuramoyl-L-alanine--D-glutamate ligase, giving the protein MTGRDRFLGARVAVAGMGVSGVAVAEACGQLGARATVFEQRPGDLPALLDVTEKLQAQEIEVVTGWNGRLDAADYDLLVVSPGFQREHPCVQDMAGREVISEVEFAGRVARAPILAVTGTNGKSTTVAMLYTILRASGREAILCGNISGSGFPEEPLTRAAMRADEDAFLVAEVSSFQLEFVKTLRPRVAACTNVTADHMDRHPSFDDYFETKMRLFENMGTGDTIVANVDERSVPVSRLRKPMSHGAKLVLVSPRGHGVGENASVKRTTDKLWINEESFGLDELLIVGEHNLANAMVAWEMARAVVKPTLAAVSGLTTFPGLSNRMELVGRRNGVTVINNSMCTNPAAVVASCMALKARQHVIMGGKTKNLDFAPVARFLENTDDQVYLFGPRADHLNAMLGGGWPAYNSLREAFQAAVAGAAAGEVIVLSPGCASAEPFADFRERGEAFRKIAKEWLGT; this is encoded by the coding sequence GTGACGGGCCGCGACCGGTTTCTGGGGGCCCGGGTCGCCGTCGCGGGTATGGGAGTGAGTGGTGTCGCGGTGGCCGAAGCGTGTGGCCAACTGGGTGCCCGGGCGACCGTCTTCGAACAGCGGCCGGGCGACCTGCCGGCCCTTCTCGACGTCACCGAAAAGCTCCAGGCCCAAGAGATCGAGGTCGTCACCGGTTGGAACGGACGCCTTGACGCCGCCGACTATGACCTGCTTGTCGTCTCCCCGGGGTTCCAGCGGGAGCATCCGTGCGTGCAGGACATGGCGGGCCGAGAGGTCATCAGCGAGGTCGAGTTCGCGGGGCGCGTCGCCCGGGCTCCAATCTTGGCGGTCACCGGGACAAACGGAAAGAGCACGACGGTCGCGATGCTCTACACGATCCTCCGCGCCTCGGGGCGTGAGGCCATCTTGTGCGGCAACATCAGCGGGAGCGGGTTCCCCGAGGAGCCCCTGACCCGCGCGGCGATGCGCGCGGACGAGGACGCTTTCCTCGTCGCCGAGGTCAGCAGCTTCCAACTGGAGTTCGTCAAGACGCTCCGGCCCCGGGTCGCCGCGTGCACCAACGTCACGGCCGACCACATGGACCGGCACCCCAGCTTCGACGACTACTTTGAGACGAAGATGCGGCTGTTTGAAAACATGGGCACCGGCGACACCATCGTGGCGAACGTGGACGAGCGGTCGGTCCCGGTCAGCCGGTTACGCAAGCCCATGTCGCACGGGGCAAAGCTGGTCCTTGTCTCGCCACGCGGCCACGGTGTCGGGGAAAACGCCTCGGTCAAGCGCACGACCGATAAGCTGTGGATCAACGAAGAGTCCTTTGGGCTCGACGAGCTTCTGATTGTCGGCGAGCACAACCTGGCCAACGCGATGGTGGCCTGGGAGATGGCGCGGGCGGTCGTCAAGCCGACGCTCGCGGCGGTTTCGGGCCTGACGACTTTTCCCGGGCTCAGCAACCGCATGGAATTGGTCGGGCGACGCAACGGAGTCACCGTCATCAACAACTCGATGTGCACGAACCCGGCCGCCGTCGTCGCCAGTTGCATGGCGCTCAAAGCCCGGCAGCACGTCATCATGGGCGGCAAGACCAAGAACCTCGATTTTGCGCCGGTCGCCCGGTTCCTGGAAAACACCGACGACCAGGTGTATTTGTTCGGGCCGAGGGCCGACCACCTGAACGCGATGCTCGGGGGTGGGTGGCCCGCGTATAATAGTCTGAGAGAAGCGTTCCAGGCGGCGGTCGCCGGCGCGGCCGCGGGCGAGGTCATCGTCCTCTCGCCGGGGTGCGCGAGCGCCGAACCGTTTGCCGACTTCCGCGAGCGCGGCGAAGCGTTCAGAAAGATAGCCAAGGAGTGGCTAGGGACATGA
- the murF gene encoding UDP-N-acetylmuramoyl-tripeptide--D-alanyl-D-alanine ligase, with the protein MTIGDLARRLGGEAHVEEPGQLVKGFATDSREAAPGVVFLAIKGANVDGHDFVSRALMAGAVAVVVERPVPGPHVLVEDLVQALARFGRSFRSEFTGPVVGITGSNGKSTTKELVAAALAPLGPVLKNEGNRNTEFTSPLLWANLTPETRSVVVEMGMRGFGQIDHLASVAQPTVGLVTMVGTAHVEMVGSRAGIARAKAEMLGHLTGIKASVLPMDDDFFPELASRAPGPVRTFGTSPDAECRVVGYRAVGLEGCHVMGRLDGQEWQVELPMVGRHQANNVAAAILAAHTCGVPVQEAASAAASVEPMPMRMQVVERDGVRFLVDTYNASPDSTVAAMRSLADTPVEGRRLAVLGEMKELGGQTETGHRQVGAVLATLPFERVLLTGGATCFIGDEATKVGFSPDKIDADETLDLDHVRRFLASARPGDVVLLKGSRALGLERALEGTA; encoded by the coding sequence ATGACGATTGGAGACCTGGCCCGTCGGCTCGGCGGGGAAGCCCACGTCGAGGAGCCTGGTCAGCTAGTCAAGGGCTTTGCCACCGACTCCCGCGAGGCCGCGCCGGGGGTCGTCTTCCTCGCGATCAAGGGTGCCAACGTGGACGGCCACGACTTTGTCTCCCGCGCCCTTATGGCGGGGGCGGTCGCCGTGGTCGTCGAGCGCCCCGTCCCCGGCCCGCATGTCTTGGTCGAGGACCTGGTCCAGGCGCTGGCCCGGTTTGGCCGCTCCTTCCGTTCCGAGTTCACCGGACCGGTGGTCGGGATCACCGGCAGCAACGGCAAGTCCACGACCAAGGAGCTCGTCGCCGCCGCGCTTGCTCCGCTTGGGCCGGTGCTGAAGAACGAAGGCAACCGCAACACGGAGTTCACCTCGCCCCTCCTCTGGGCAAACCTGACCCCCGAGACTCGCTCGGTGGTGGTCGAAATGGGCATGCGCGGCTTTGGCCAGATCGACCATTTGGCGTCGGTCGCCCAGCCGACGGTGGGTCTCGTGACCATGGTGGGCACGGCCCATGTCGAGATGGTGGGGAGCCGGGCCGGGATCGCGCGGGCCAAGGCGGAGATGCTTGGCCACCTTACCGGGATCAAAGCCAGCGTTTTGCCGATGGACGACGACTTCTTCCCCGAACTGGCGTCGCGTGCCCCAGGTCCGGTCCGGACGTTCGGCACAAGCCCGGACGCGGAGTGCCGGGTCGTGGGCTATCGTGCCGTCGGTCTCGAAGGGTGCCACGTGATGGGGCGTCTGGACGGGCAAGAGTGGCAGGTCGAACTGCCGATGGTCGGGAGGCACCAGGCCAACAACGTCGCCGCCGCCATCCTCGCCGCCCACACCTGTGGGGTCCCCGTGCAAGAGGCGGCATCTGCAGCGGCCTCTGTCGAGCCGATGCCAATGCGGATGCAGGTTGTTGAACGCGACGGGGTCAGGTTCTTGGTAGACACCTACAACGCTTCGCCTGACTCGACGGTGGCGGCGATGCGGTCTCTCGCGGACACCCCGGTCGAAGGCCGCCGCCTTGCCGTGTTGGGAGAGATGAAAGAGTTGGGCGGCCAGACCGAAACCGGCCACCGCCAGGTCGGCGCGGTGCTGGCAACGTTGCCGTTCGAGCGTGTCCTCCTCACCGGTGGCGCGACCTGCTTCATCGGAGACGAAGCGACGAAGGTCGGGTTCAGCCCCGACAAGATCGACGCCGACGAAACGCTGGACCTTGACCACGTGCGCCGCTTTCTCGCCTCGGCCCGTCCTGGAGACGTGGTCTTGTTGAAAGGCAGCCGCGCCCTCGGGCTAGAAAGGGCGCTGGAGGGGACGGCGTGA
- a CDS encoding UDP-N-acetylmuramoyl-L-alanyl-D-glutamate--2,6-diaminopimelate ligase, with protein MISGQWPGLLTALGVRPDECAGPGPRRPLERVVADSRQVRPGDLFVCMPSRSRDTHVFLDMVAKEGVEAAVVHSAAGLVAASDAGLSALLVDPRPQRFFTAVARACRHVAGDLTAGLRVVGVTGTNGKTTTAWMVRHALSTLGRRTAYLGTLGYEDPAGHVPLENTTPFPADLWGLYGLAVENGCDDLVMEASSHALFERRLAGTRFDVGVFTNLTQDHLDFHGSMAAYADAKKLLFTEYAAASEKPFVAALNLADPVAAAWAGEVPCRVLGYGTEESDLVVTAPDVAVDGITLKAAYEGRSHTARLRFGGLFNVENATSALAALLALGNQLPESLDALAQVSPVPGRFEAVTNDKGIGVIVDYAHTPDALEQLLKSSRKLGPARIITVFGCGGDRDRTKRPKMAAVVSANSDVSVVTSDNPRTEDPAAILAEVASGLRPGAESVQIIDRPEAITAAIAMARPGDLVVIAGKGHEDYQIIGRTKHPMDDRLLARAALEARP; from the coding sequence GTGATTTCTGGCCAGTGGCCCGGCCTCTTGACCGCACTCGGTGTGCGCCCGGACGAATGCGCCGGCCCCGGCCCGCGCCGCCCGCTCGAACGGGTCGTGGCGGACTCGCGGCAGGTGCGGCCGGGCGACCTCTTTGTCTGTATGCCGTCGCGGAGCCGCGACACCCATGTCTTCCTCGACATGGTCGCCAAGGAAGGAGTGGAGGCGGCGGTCGTCCATTCTGCCGCCGGCCTCGTCGCCGCCTCGGACGCCGGTCTGTCGGCTCTGCTTGTCGACCCCCGCCCCCAGCGGTTCTTCACGGCCGTCGCCCGGGCGTGCCGGCACGTGGCCGGCGACTTGACCGCCGGGTTGCGGGTGGTCGGCGTGACGGGGACGAACGGAAAGACGACGACCGCGTGGATGGTGCGTCACGCCTTGTCGACGCTTGGGCGGAGGACGGCCTACCTGGGGACGCTGGGCTACGAAGACCCGGCCGGCCATGTCCCCCTGGAGAACACGACACCGTTCCCGGCCGATCTGTGGGGCCTGTATGGCTTGGCGGTCGAGAACGGTTGCGACGACCTCGTCATGGAGGCGTCGAGCCACGCCCTATTTGAGCGGCGCTTGGCGGGGACGCGCTTTGACGTCGGCGTCTTCACCAACCTGACGCAAGACCACCTCGACTTCCATGGCTCGATGGCCGCGTACGCGGACGCGAAGAAGCTCCTCTTCACCGAATACGCCGCCGCGTCAGAAAAGCCGTTCGTCGCCGCGTTGAACCTGGCCGACCCGGTCGCCGCCGCATGGGCCGGTGAGGTTCCGTGCCGGGTCTTGGGCTACGGCACAGAGGAGTCCGACCTCGTCGTCACCGCCCCCGACGTCGCGGTCGACGGGATCACCCTCAAGGCCGCCTACGAAGGGCGGTCGCACACCGCGCGCCTGCGGTTCGGCGGACTCTTCAACGTCGAGAACGCGACTTCGGCCCTTGCCGCCCTGCTGGCCCTCGGGAACCAGTTGCCCGAGTCTTTGGACGCCCTCGCCCAGGTGAGCCCCGTCCCCGGTCGGTTCGAGGCGGTCACCAACGACAAGGGTATCGGCGTCATCGTCGACTATGCACACACCCCCGACGCCTTGGAGCAGCTCCTGAAGTCGTCGCGGAAGCTGGGGCCCGCCCGGATCATCACCGTCTTCGGTTGCGGGGGCGACCGGGACCGCACCAAGCGGCCGAAGATGGCGGCGGTTGTCAGCGCGAACTCGGACGTGAGCGTCGTCACGAGCGACAACCCAAGGACCGAGGACCCCGCGGCGATCTTGGCCGAAGTCGCTTCGGGTTTGCGGCCCGGCGCGGAAAGTGTGCAGATCATCGACCGGCCCGAGGCGATCACCGCGGCGATCGCGATGGCGCGACCAGGCGACCTCGTCGTGATCGCAGGGAAGGGCCACGAGGACTACCAGATCATCGGCCGGACCAAGCACCCCATGGACGACCGGCTTCTGGCCCGTGCAGCGCTGGAGGCCCGGCCATGA
- the rsmH gene encoding 16S rRNA (cytosine(1402)-N(4))-methyltransferase RsmH, protein MAAPWHEPVMVEEVLRVMDPRPGAVVVDGTLGLAGHALRLLERVGKDGMLVGMDWDQEMLKMAKERLDGQEGRLSLHHGDYRTLPQVVGAALAEAGRPRGVDGILLDLGLNNAQIEDVSRGITFRSEGPLDMRMDRGRGEPASAALNRMSPAEIEDVLFDLGDERWARRIAQVIVDRRKKQPLRTTQDLVDCVLAAIPAAKRDKRIHPATRTFQAVRIFVNKELEGLEDALFAAGMELAKHGVMVVLSYHSGEDRAAKHAVRRLVETEEFQDLYKKPLAPTHEEVARNPKSRSAKLRAVRRIH, encoded by the coding sequence TTGGCGGCCCCGTGGCACGAGCCGGTCATGGTCGAAGAAGTTTTGCGGGTCATGGATCCCCGGCCGGGGGCCGTCGTGGTGGACGGGACACTCGGCTTGGCGGGGCATGCCCTGCGCCTGCTGGAGAGAGTCGGTAAGGACGGGATGCTGGTCGGCATGGATTGGGACCAGGAGATGCTGAAGATGGCGAAGGAACGCTTAGATGGACAAGAAGGACGGCTGAGCCTCCACCATGGAGACTATCGGACGTTGCCGCAGGTTGTCGGCGCGGCCCTGGCCGAGGCGGGCCGGCCGCGTGGCGTGGACGGCATCCTGCTTGACTTGGGCCTGAACAACGCCCAGATCGAGGACGTGTCGCGTGGCATCACGTTCAGGTCGGAGGGGCCTCTCGACATGCGCATGGACCGTGGCCGGGGTGAGCCCGCCAGCGCGGCCCTCAACCGGATGTCGCCCGCCGAGATTGAAGACGTGCTCTTCGACCTTGGTGACGAGCGATGGGCCCGCCGCATCGCCCAGGTGATCGTCGACCGCCGGAAAAAGCAGCCGCTCCGCACCACCCAGGACCTCGTCGACTGCGTGCTGGCCGCGATCCCGGCGGCCAAGCGAGACAAGCGCATCCACCCGGCCACGCGCACGTTCCAGGCCGTGAGGATTTTCGTCAACAAGGAGCTCGAGGGTCTTGAGGACGCCCTCTTCGCCGCAGGGATGGAGTTGGCCAAGCACGGCGTGATGGTCGTGCTCAGCTACCACAGCGGGGAAGACCGGGCCGCCAAGCATGCCGTCCGGCGGTTGGTCGAGACCGAAGAGTTCCAAGACCTCTACAAGAAGCCCCTGGCGCCGACCCATGAGGAAGTCGCCCGCAACCCCAAGAGCCGGTCCGCCAAGTTGAGGGCGGTCCGAAGGATCCATTAG
- a CDS encoding aquaporin codes for MFRRYAAEFVGTFFIVFMPVAVGSTGQWPGGASGLAAAAWVSGLVLTAMVSALGPVSAAHFNPAVTVGLACTGRFPWSRVPGYAVAQFAGGFLAASTARAVLGQVGGTHVPAVGMLGQSFVMEVLITAALLVVVMAVATDRRVAAPTPALAIGLAVVVGIMVAGPLSGGSMNPARSFGPAVVAGGAPLANVWLYLVAPVVGGVLGAWVYERLRLDPVSAQSAPPDAFDA; via the coding sequence GTGTTCCGGAGGTACGCAGCGGAGTTTGTCGGGACGTTCTTCATTGTTTTCATGCCCGTCGCGGTCGGATCGACGGGCCAGTGGCCGGGGGGCGCGTCGGGCTTGGCGGCGGCAGCTTGGGTCTCTGGGCTTGTCCTGACCGCGATGGTCTCTGCCCTCGGGCCGGTTTCGGCGGCCCACTTCAACCCGGCGGTGACGGTCGGCCTCGCTTGCACGGGCCGCTTCCCCTGGTCACGGGTGCCGGGCTATGCGGTCGCGCAGTTTGCCGGTGGATTCTTGGCCGCGTCCACGGCGCGGGCGGTTCTCGGGCAGGTCGGCGGGACGCATGTGCCGGCGGTGGGGATGCTGGGGCAGAGTTTCGTGATGGAGGTGCTGATCACCGCCGCCCTGCTCGTCGTCGTGATGGCGGTGGCGACCGACCGACGGGTCGCCGCACCGACGCCGGCCCTCGCGATCGGCTTGGCCGTGGTCGTCGGCATCATGGTCGCGGGGCCGTTGTCCGGCGGGTCGATGAACCCGGCCCGGTCTTTTGGCCCTGCGGTGGTGGCCGGTGGAGCCCCTTTGGCCAACGTCTGGCTGTACCTCGTCGCGCCAGTGGTGGGGGGCGTGCTCGGCGCATGGGTCTACGAACGCCTGCGGCTTGACCCTGTTTCGGCCCAAAGCGCACCGCCCGACGCCTTCGACGCCTGA
- a CDS encoding helix-turn-helix transcriptional regulator: MTDEMTKASLKALADPTRLHIVEFLSQMCCGRAPVREDGGVEGPSAGEVCCHITGADKINSTISHHLHELELAGLVNLERRGRVTVCSLRPEGLRHVASTLAALADGVSSPCCEEPGKTTMKPTKEHDQEDMTGQATDSAACCGGGPDQSGCCCGTTCTGSCCDCPDC, from the coding sequence ATGACGGACGAAATGACCAAGGCGTCCCTTAAGGCGCTGGCCGACCCCACCCGACTCCATATCGTCGAGTTCCTGTCGCAGATGTGCTGCGGCCGCGCTCCGGTGCGGGAGGACGGCGGCGTGGAAGGGCCGTCGGCAGGCGAGGTGTGTTGCCACATCACGGGGGCCGACAAGATCAATTCGACGATATCGCACCACTTGCACGAACTGGAGTTGGCCGGGCTGGTGAACCTGGAGCGACGGGGAAGAGTGACCGTCTGTTCCCTTCGGCCCGAAGGTCTGCGCCACGTGGCGTCCACTCTGGCCGCTCTGGCGGACGGCGTCTCTAGCCCGTGCTGTGAAGAACCAGGAAAGACAACCATGAAACCAACCAAAGAACATGACCAAGAAGACATGACCGGCCAAGCCACGGACAGCGCGGCCTGTTGCGGTGGCGGCCCAGACCAGTCTGGCTGTTGCTGCGGCACGACCTGTACGGGTTCGTGCTGCGACTGTCCGGACTGCTAG
- a CDS encoding glycosyltransferase family 4 protein encodes MFRVIMLSWEYPPRIVGGISPHVYELSQELVKRDIEVHVVTKTTPLAPDEEVEASGVHVHRVHLEAEPDNFVHEIQLLNKATDLRCRRLLEDWRPGGQPTVFHAHDWLSLDSARSLKYEYQLPMVATVHATEHGRNNGIHNDLQKYIHEQEYWLTYEAWRVIVCSEFMRHEVNRYFNSPYDKIDVIFNGVSPAKFEFEWSEKERAAWRGKLATPKEKIVMYVGRFVREKGIHVLLNAASVILSEEPDTKFVIVGGGNRENLEKFVRWYGLQDKVLFTGFMANRSLHQLFRSADVAVFPSLYEPFGIVALEGMAAGAAVVSSDAGGLKEVVLHDKTGTLCYSGDPQSLAWAVLNVLRDPVRAEKLKKAARKRLDDDFNWGKIADQTIDVYKRVWEEFLRSYWADKTVWPVTPGAEERATVARLREKALTGSYVPKPMPYVAVPSVKIDPDAALAAGAPDEQDGD; translated from the coding sequence ATGTTCCGCGTCATCATGCTCAGCTGGGAGTACCCGCCCCGGATCGTCGGCGGGATCAGCCCCCACGTCTACGAGCTGTCGCAAGAACTGGTCAAGCGCGACATCGAGGTGCACGTCGTCACCAAGACGACCCCCTTGGCCCCCGACGAGGAGGTCGAGGCGAGCGGCGTCCACGTCCACCGCGTCCACCTGGAGGCCGAACCGGACAATTTCGTCCACGAGATCCAGCTGCTCAACAAGGCCACCGACCTGCGGTGCCGCCGCCTGCTGGAGGACTGGCGGCCGGGCGGCCAACCGACCGTCTTCCACGCCCACGACTGGCTGTCGCTCGACTCGGCGCGGAGCCTCAAGTACGAGTACCAACTGCCGATGGTCGCCACCGTCCACGCCACCGAGCACGGGCGCAACAACGGCATCCACAACGATCTGCAAAAGTACATCCACGAGCAGGAGTACTGGCTGACCTACGAGGCCTGGCGGGTCATCGTGTGCTCGGAGTTCATGCGGCACGAGGTGAACCGCTACTTCAACTCCCCCTACGACAAGATCGACGTCATCTTCAACGGCGTCTCGCCCGCCAAGTTCGAGTTCGAGTGGAGCGAGAAGGAGCGCGCGGCATGGCGGGGCAAGTTGGCGACCCCAAAAGAAAAGATCGTCATGTACGTCGGCAGGTTTGTCCGCGAGAAGGGCATCCATGTCCTCCTGAACGCGGCGAGCGTGATCCTGAGCGAGGAGCCGGACACTAAGTTTGTCATCGTCGGCGGCGGTAACCGCGAGAACCTGGAGAAGTTCGTGCGCTGGTACGGGCTCCAAGACAAGGTGCTCTTCACCGGGTTCATGGCCAACCGCTCCCTCCACCAACTGTTCCGGAGCGCCGACGTCGCCGTCTTCCCTTCCCTGTATGAGCCGTTCGGCATCGTGGCCCTCGAAGGTATGGCCGCCGGGGCCGCGGTGGTCAGCAGCGACGCCGGCGGGCTCAAGGAGGTCGTCCTCCACGATAAAACGGGCACGCTCTGCTATTCCGGCGACCCGCAGAGCCTGGCCTGGGCCGTCCTCAACGTCCTGCGCGACCCCGTGCGGGCCGAGAAGCTGAAGAAGGCGGCCCGCAAGCGGCTGGACGACGACTTCAACTGGGGCAAGATCGCCGACCAGACGATCGACGTGTACAAGCGGGTCTGGGAGGAGTTCCTCCGCTCCTATTGGGCGGACAAGACGGTGTGGCCCGTCACTCCGGGGGCCGAGGAGCGGGCCACCGTCGCCCGACTGCGCGAAAAGGCCCTTACCGGGTCGTACGTGCCCAAGCCGATGCCCTACGTCGCGGTGCCGAGCGTCAAGATCGACCCAGACGCGGCCCTTGCCGCCGGTGCACCCGACGAGCAGGACGGGGACTGA
- a CDS encoding PEP-CTERM sorting domain-containing protein, which produces MRNTLLITCLAASALSQAALWDNTANWTNTTHRSQGNNPALHITNTTGSAVGVSHVAFQGQNMVDQNIKFFLADSGGSILDEVTVFRSATGAHVLTGADVNWSLAAGQSYFIGAACETSGNDYDYSTSGFHLENGLQSSDNGNFNGYGSLTQGGGGAADMSWQLDSVPEPTTMALGGLALAGFLARRRKS; this is translated from the coding sequence ATGCGAAACACGTTGCTCATCACTTGCTTGGCTGCTTCGGCGCTGAGCCAAGCCGCCCTCTGGGACAACACCGCGAACTGGACGAACACCACGCACCGGAGCCAGGGTAACAACCCCGCCCTGCACATCACGAATACGACCGGAAGTGCAGTCGGTGTGTCCCACGTCGCCTTTCAGGGTCAGAACATGGTCGATCAAAACATCAAGTTCTTCCTGGCTGACAGTGGCGGTTCGATCTTGGACGAGGTGACGGTGTTCCGTTCGGCCACCGGGGCCCACGTGTTGACTGGTGCCGATGTCAACTGGTCTCTCGCCGCCGGTCAGTCCTACTTCATCGGCGCGGCATGCGAGACCAGCGGGAACGACTACGACTACTCCACGAGCGGCTTCCACCTTGAGAATGGATTGCAGAGTTCAGACAACGGGAACTTCAACGGTTACGGTAGCTTGACTCAGGGCGGCGGCGGTGCTGCGGACATGTCTTGGCAACTGGATTCCGTGCCTGAACCGACCACGATGGCCCTCGGAGGGTTGGCTCTGGCCGGCTTCTTGGCTCGACGCCGCAAGTCCTGA